A section of the Falco biarmicus isolate bFalBia1 chromosome 3, bFalBia1.pri, whole genome shotgun sequence genome encodes:
- the TMEM200C gene encoding transmembrane protein 200C yields the protein MIATGGLLRISARKQDPLRPQSQVPKRKRKAKKKRKNDVVVVKGKLKLCSLSGLIALCGILVLLVGIALAVVGYWPKPSQVYREGSFTGGQQLAPQGGTPKKHSWSQEGAQAGIHPEPPTRASTSTTATTRGSLQSSPTSSSPQASVGFLFRLFSSYLHSDKLKVLGPLIMGIGIFLFICANAVLHENRDKKTKIINLRDLYSTVIDAHSLRAKDRGAPASAPLNGFVNYVQSRGLELKPGSEGLGAAAMLAKSSWPPGLGVSLSPPDLASSPRCSSFCTPPPPPSLAEAVYSIYQEHAALAGRTVTSPPCSPPESWGRCSTASSIVGSSLSAFALLPLAPNGGGGGWWRPPGERGAQEIPRGEFELSLTDLSSSHIKGGCGTRRHKLVLRRQSTSCLPDARRPLFPEPPQSPAVSTGLDSSLSVKASSSYSKSLDLGGLPPSAPPVITGTDSQSSQFEPSSSDKGYSHLEEAGTSLESVANTPASKIQDCVEEPAEKTDPLKATSREQTGEQSQQTQRQYTNKEKLFMISRSHAALGLEDGELENTGI from the coding sequence ATGATCGCCACTGGAGGCCTCCTGAGGATCTCTGCTAGGAAACAGGACCCCTTGCGACCCCAAAGCCAAGTCCCCAAACGCAAACGCAAGGCCAAAAAGAAGCGCAAGAACGACGTGGTCGTGGTGAAAGGCAAGCTTAAGCTGTGCTCCCTCTCGGGGCTCATCGCCCTCTGCGGCATACTGGTACTGCTAGTGGGCATTGCCTTGGCTGTGGTAGGCTACTGGCCAAAGCCCAGCCAGGTGTACAGAGAAGGCAGTTTCACTGGGGGCCAGCAGCTGGCACCGCAGGGTGgcaccccaaaaaaacactcCTGGAGCCAGGAAGGGGCACAAGCAGGGATCCATCCAGAGCCACCCACCAGAGCCAGCACCTCCACCACTGCTACCACCCGGGGGTCCCTACAGTCGTCCCCTACTTCCTCATCCCCCCAGGCCTCGGTGGGTTTCCTTTTCCGACTTTTCTCGAGCTACTTGCATTCAGACAAGCTGAAGGTGCTGGGCCCCCTCATCATGGGTATCggcatcttcctcttcatctgCGCCAATGCGGTATTGCACGAGAACCGTGACAAGAAGACCAAGATCATCAACCTGCGTGACCTCTACTCCACTGTCATCGATGCCCACAGCCTGCGGGCCAAGGACAGAGGCgccccagcctcagcccctcTCAATGGCTTTGTCAACTACGTGCAGTCCCGGGGCCTGGAGCTAAAGCCTGGCAGTGAAGGCCTGGGTGCTGCAGCCATGCTGGCCAAGAGCTCCTGGCCACCAGGACTGGGTGTCTCCCTTTCCCCACCGGACCTGGCATCCTCGCCACGGTGTTCCTCCTTTTGCACCCCACCGCCGccacccagcctggctgagGCTGTGTACAGCATCTACCAGGAGCATGCTGCCCTTGCTGGCCGCACTGTCAccagcccaccctgcagcccaccaGAGAGCTGGGGCCGGTGCAGTACAGCCAGCTCCATTGTTGGCTCTTCGCTGAGTGCTTTTGCCCTCCTGCCTTTGGCGCCGAACGGTGGAGGGGGAGGCTGGTGGAGGCCCCCAGGTGAGCGGGGAGCTCAGGAGATCCCACGGGGGGAGTTTGAACTGAGCCTGACtgacctcagcagcagccacatcaAGGGAGGCTGTGGGACGAGGAGGCACAAGCTGGTCCTCAGGCGGCAGAGCACCAGCTGCTTGCCTGATGCCAGGCGTCCCCTTTTCCCTGAGCCACCTCAGTCCCCGGCTGTCAGCACGGGCCTGGACTCCAGCCTCTCAGTAAAGGCATCTTCTAGCTACTCCAAATCTCTGGATCTGGGTGGGTTACCGCCCTCAGCCCCTCCTGTCATCACTGGGACGGACTCCCAGAGCTCCCAGTTTGAGCCTTCCAGCAGTGATAAGGGCTACAGCCACCTGGAGGAGGCAGGCACCTCCTTGGAGTCAGTTGCCAACACCCCAGCCAGTAAAATCCAGGACTGTGTGGAGGAACCAGCTGAGAAAACAGACCCTCTCAAGGCTACCAGCAGAGAACAAACAGGGGAGCAATCCCAGCAAACTCAAAGACAGTACACAAATAAAGAGAAACTCTTTATGATTTCTAGGTCGCATGCTGCATTAGGGCTGGAGGATGGGGAACTGGAAAATACTGGCAtctaa